Genomic window (Clarias gariepinus isolate MV-2021 ecotype Netherlands chromosome 4, CGAR_prim_01v2, whole genome shotgun sequence):
ACTCTCCCCTTCCTGGCTCACTATGCCAGAGATACCTGGGTATTCGGTAACGCCATGTGCACTCTGGTTCTCGGTGTGTACTACATTGGATTTTATGCTggtattttctttattgtgctCATGAGCATCGACAGATACTTGGCTATTGTCCATTCTGTGTTTGCCTTGAGAATCCGAACGAAGGCTTTTGGGATTTTAGCTAGCGTGGTAGTCTGGATGTTAGCTGTTGCAGCATCATTTCCTGAGCTACTGGATCTTGGAATTGAAACTTATGGGACTGAAGTTGTCTGTAGCGCTTATCCAAAAAATGGAAATCACAATGATGTGAGAAGTGCAGctttcattaaaatgaatgttttgggCATGCTATTTCCACTGAGTATTGTAGGATTTTGCTACATGATGGTGCTCAGAAAGCTTCAAACGCTGCGTAATTTGAAGAAACTGGCCATTCGTCTTGTTATTGTGGTCATGTTGGTCTTTTTCTGCTGCTGGATACCGTACAACATTGCAGCACTTCTCAAAGCACTGGAAATAAAGCGCATCCTGCCTCCAAAGTGTGAGCTCAGCAAAAGGATCCAGCTCATGCTACAAGTCACTGAAGCTGTGGCGTACTCACATAGCTGCCTCAATCCGTTCCTCTACGTGTTTGTGGGTGAAAAGTTCAGGAGGCTCCTCGCCAGGCTCCTCCTCCAGACACCATCTGTCCATGCACAGTGTCTAAAGAGCTACATGACCCCGGTTGCAGGCTCAGTGGAACCACACACTGGAAATGTCGACAAACTCTCAGTTGCTATCTAAATAATTGAGAAACATGTAATGtgcataaattatatatttctcattaatttttattatactgtattacacCTCATGTACCTTTGAGGAGTTGCATGTAGGAGCCTGTATCTGCACATGTGATATATCTATTTCATCTGCTTTTAGTTAAcaattgctgttgttttttttttgttgttgttttgtagtGGAGGCTTCACCTTTAGTAAGCTTTCACTTAAAAATGCATATATGATGTATATGTACTGCATATTATCCTTCACTAGAAAATGCATATATAGAGtaccattaaaaaaagtttatagtACATAACTGGACTGTAATTAGGATTATCTGGATTATACTTGTCTTTAACTAAAGTTACTAATCTGCTACATACAGTATCCAAGACGTTCAAGATCAAAATCCACTTTAAAAGtggaagtactgtatatataacacAAAGCAtaggtgctgattcgatttccattgtgattctgtaagtatcatgatttaatCAATTACATATcccaatacaatatttttttgtattaatttttttagagttaggcaaattatttgcaaaatttgtttatatcaatttgtgaatagtttagagcacaccacctgtaggatttaATAAACTGCAACATtctaccacctcaaatgcaaacagatatgtgtaaatatgtgtaaatGTTATAGCTGAGTCTagtataaattaattatatataattcgtctatttatttgtaatttagaGAAGAGCTTGTGAATATATTgttagaaggatgctgaggttgaaactgccaCACAGGAGGtttagaggaagaccaaagacgagatttatggatgcagtgagagaggacatgaagttagttggtgtgagagaagaggatgcagaggatggggttagatggaggcagatgattcactgacagggaacagctgaaagacaaagaagatgatATTTAATTGTAATACTTACAAATATGCAGTAAGATACTTTGATGCTGTtagtcatctttttttttatgtctactATGCTACATGACTAAACCTTAAATGAGAGACAGGCTAGGTAAGCTAATTATTGTCTTATTTTAAAGTTATGAATGGCTATGTGAAGTGCTCTCACATTCATATTGTCTGTACCTATTCTTATAAAGCAGGGCTCTACATTAACGCTTGAATTCACTTTTCTGGTCTAAATAACAAAACCTTTTTATAACACGATTTTACTCAGACATGAACACAACTGTTTTTAGTATAAGATTAAAGTTATACTATTGAGGGCTCCTCGATTTTGGTAAAACTTATAATCACTTATAAATTGGTCAGTATAAAGATCACcattatttagtattattatcaATTGACTTTGGAAACATCCTGCAtttattaaactaaattatgtttaattatgttatgtttttaaCAGTTTTGATTTGAATGCTTAAAAATAAGTCAactaaaataccaaaaaagCTTAGACatagagatacagagagagagagagagagagagagagagagagagagaaagagagatgccacagcattttttttttcagaccagCAAAAAAGGAAGTCAAATATAattgctttttcatttattccttctctttctaaaacttgttttaaatgaggcatgttttaaataaattaacattcaaaatgtttaataatttaatacaatgttcaaatgaaatattcaAAATGGAATTAGTAAATTAAAGTTTTTGGGTACTGACTTTATTCCTTTAgttcacaacaacaaaaacaacaactctcTTGTGTTGACGCTCTTGTTTTTCCACTTCTGCATTTTAATAACAAATGCAGGGTTCTGTGGAGATCTGTACGTTTGCAATTTGGCCAGTTAGTTGTCTAATATACTCATATGCAGAAACACAGATGGCACTAATCTTTCCATCTACTGACCTCAGTGCCttctgaaaaaaagagagaaagaaagaaagaaaaaccctgAAACTTTTAGATAAAGGGTAATAtctgtgaataaaatataatgctAAAAAATGAATTAGTGTCACTAGGAGAATTTCAGATTCTCTACTTTGATTTAATACACATTatctatattaataattattattgttattgttagaCCTTAAATACTTGCTTAAGGTTTATTTTGAAAGTTTACTGCTTGAATATGCTGTGGAATATCACAGCATTGTGCTGCACAGTATTACAATagaacaaaaacaatcaaaagcAAAGCTCATGAGAGTGTGCAGAAACAATTAAAAGAAATCCTGTTAATGTAACTGGGAGCACTGGGGTGTAAGTAGAAATTGACTTACAGAACAAGTAAGAGATTATAAGCAAatacgtattattattattattattagcagatTCCATTAACAGAATTTTCCCTTAGAGCCACAGGAAGGTTAGGCCCTGCTCTGCCTTATGGTATACTTCCATTTATCTtacatcattttatattttacagtaaaatcatGCCTTCTACATATAGTAATTTGCTGTTTCTACGTAATACAGTGATATACTTAAGTACTTCGGTTTTTATGGCTTGTACTGTACTATTTAACAGTTAATGTTGTGAAATATCAGTCCCCATGCCAATACACTGTAAAAGCTTTAAACAGTCCCTCATCTACTAGCTtctctttttgtttatgttCTATTTTGAAATAACTCAAAAagtgttgtaaaacaaaaagaaaatgtggtTGTTACCAAGcaacaaagaaaccacatcgcacattgtattattattattattattattattattattataagtaatagtagtagtattaacttaagtattaaataaaatttgaggGATAATGTGTATTAAATCACATATTAAAGAATCTGACTTTTGTCCCAGTTACACTAAGccatgttgcttttttttttcattgatcaTTTCTTCCCCTCATCTGAAAAACccaaatgttctttttttgaaagcgtttttcccttttctcagAAGGCAGTGAGgtcattacatttaaacataatcACACCCACAGTACTTGCATGCAAGTGTTAGCCAACTAGCTTGGCAAATTAACCAAGTCACAAACGTCACACAGGGAAGAGAAACTAAAGTGTGAAAACACGAAATGTTGAACAGCAgcttttcatttcagttttgACTTCAAACCACAAGGGACAagttttttattgaattttgtaAGTATACAGTAGGGTGGCGGTGTTGGCTTAGATAACTATGCTTATTGtttgaataatttattttctgcaatgtgAGTGTTAATTACTGTGTGTTATAGATTTTTGTTAAATGCTGTATGCATGAATGATGATGCCTATGTATTATTTGATTCTTCTCCACAGCTCACACTCATAGCGCAGCACCAGTGAAATTTTGGACACAATGAAATATAGAAATTAACAATACAACACATTCTTCAAAGTAGCCACCATTTAACACAATGTTAAAGCTTAATGTTGGCTTAGCACACTATTTATAGCCAACAAGTGAGCAACATACAGTCGTACTGGTGTACAGTATTATTCTGTATTATACTGTTCAccattataaacatatatatcaCATCTTTATTACCTAATGCACCTTCTGTTTACTAAAGCACATTCACTGCACAATTTTGCACAGTTATAcggtacatatatatatatcgctATATATACCATAACTCTATTACTTGATGCATCTTCAGTTTTTATAATACattgttatttttgtaaataggcCACTTGTGCACTCCTGGTTAAATATTAACTGCACATCGGctctgtacatgtactttgccagtgacaataaagtttaatctaatctaatctaaaaataTAGGAACTCTATTGGAAAATTATGCCAGGTGACCTCATAATCAAAGATGGATACTTTAAAGAAtcttaaacatttagaaaacatCTTGCTTATTACATAATTCCATGtcttattatatagttttaaagtttttagtTTGGTCATATGATGTAAAAATAGtaagaataaagaaaagatCAGTTGAATAAGTAGGCGTGTACACACTGTTGAGTACAGCT
Coding sequences:
- the LOC128519776 gene encoding C-C chemokine receptor type 5-like, with amino-acid sequence MATMNATSGLWKGTTLSTPEYDYLNLVEPCEYGDHASQFLPVLYSLFFVVGFPGNMLVLWVILGGAQLKSMTDVSLLNLAIADLLLIFTLPFLAHYARDTWVFGNAMCTLVLGVYYIGFYAGIFFIVLMSIDRYLAIVHSVFALRIRTKAFGILASVVVWMLAVAASFPELLDLGIETYGTEVVCSAYPKNGNHNDVRSAAFIKMNVLGMLFPLSIVGFCYMMVLRKLQTLRNLKKLAIRLVIVVMLVFFCCWIPYNIAALLKALEIKRILPPKCELSKRIQLMLQVTEAVAYSHSCLNPFLYVFVGEKFRRLLARLLLQTPSVHAQCLKSYMTPVAGSVEPHTGNVDKLSVAI